The Desulfovibrio sp. JC010 genome includes the window AAAAAGGGCATCGCGCCTTATTTGACCTGCTATTCCTCGGGCAAGGTCAATATCAATACCGCCGGGAAAGAAGTGCTTCACGCCGTGGGCTTTACGACCAGGCAGGTGGAGGCCCTGCTGGCCTACCGTCTTTCCGGGTGGAAAGGGTTCGCATCTGTGGATGCGGCGTTCAGCGTTCTGGGGGCTGCTTCACAGAAATCACGCATGGCACATCTACTGGGGGTGCAGTCCAAAAATTTTAAAATGGTCTGTTTAGCCGGGTTCGAGCCGGGAAAGCCGGTGGAGCGCATTACAGCAAGGGTAAGTGCAGGCAAGGATCAATTACGTTTTACCCGCTGGGAATCCGAATCCCTGCCGCGAATTTGAACGGAGTTGTTTTATGAATTTAAAGAAGCTGCTCCCCGCCATGTCATTACCCGGTTCCCTTGGAAAAAAGGTTCCGGCAGCTTTGGTGTTTGATGTGCATGGACGCAGGGCGGTTTCTTACGAATATGTTTCCAAAGAGAATCTCTGGCAGCCTTCAACTGATCAGCCTGATCCCGATCTCCCACGCCCCTGCATCATGGTACTCCCGTCAGCCATGATTGCACTCTGCCGTACGCAAACTCCAAACAAAGAACAAAAAGACGCAGCGGCAGCTTTGGATGTGGAAGCCGGGCAAAAGCTGTTTCGCTCTCCGGAAACCGGGGGAAGGGAAATCAGGTTTTATGGCGGGGGTCAAGGGATTGACGGCACCCTCTGCTGGGTCTCCAATGAATATCTCCACCAATGTCTGGAGACAGCCAAGGAAATGGGTTTTCAGGTTGCATCCATAGTTCAGCCGGAGCTTGATTTAAAAACATCTAAACCGACTTTATTAGTTTCCTGTGAAGATGGCGAAATCCGTATTTGCTGCATGCATAAACATGTCCCCCTTAATTGGCAGGTCTTACCGGAAGGCGGACCGTCATTTGAAAGTGCGTTGGGTGTTGTTCTTGCCGAGCTTGAGTCGGAACGGAAGCCTAAACCGGAAAAAATTGTACTCTGGAGTTCTCCCGGAAACGGCGGAAAGCCGGAAGGTTTTGACAAGGCCATTGAGAAGCTGTTGCCGGAAATACCATTGCAAAAAATCAGTTCCCATGAAGAGCTTCTTGCTTCTTTGCGTTTAAACCACATCAAAGGTTCTTTCCATGAATCTCTTGAAGAGTGGGAGCGCATCCCGCTGACCCCGAAAGATTATATCAGGCCGGGGCTGGGCTTTGTGGCGGCTGTAGCCGGTTGTCTGCTGCTTTTTTTTTCCGTGATTCATTTGAATAATCAAGATGCCGCGGTCCTTAAGGGAGAGGCGCACAAGATTATGTTTCTGGCTAAACGCACTGATCTGGTAACCATGGAAGTGCGCGAATTTGTACGCCGCAACCGGGATATTCTCAAGTACACTGTTAAAAAGCCCTTTGTTTCCCATGTTTTTCGTGATCTGGGCGACGCGGTTCCGGCTCAGGTGAAACTCAATACCATGCGTTTGGGGCAGTCCGGGCGAATTACCCTGCAGGGGGAAGCTAAAAGCGAGATCAGTCTCATGTCCCTGCTGGAGAACTTGAGCAGTACGGAGATTTTTACCAATGCGGTCCTTTCTTCCATGACCAAGCTGGAACACGGGCAGGGATTTCGTTTTGTGGTGGAGCTTGAGTTCCCGGAGTGGGAAGAATTCTTCAAACCGAAGAAACAGGGGGCAGTGCAATGAACGCTTTGCTGGCCTCCTGGAACAAGCTTGCCCCGCAGGATCGTCGTGCCCTCGGCATCTGCATTGTTTTTCTCATCTGTGTAACTTTGTATATGGGTGTGCTGGCCCCGCTTGGCGATATGTATGAAGCCACGGTTCAGGAACAGTTCAATTTAAAGAATCAAATTCAATTGAACACTCCCAAGGCTATGGTCCTGCCGGACCGGGAAGCCAAGCTGCGGCAGGTGAAGGATGAATATGAATCCCTGAAACGACAGCTGGATCTCATCGACCGCAGGGATTGGGCAGCCTCGGATATTTACAATGAGATCCGGGATTATGCATCGGTCACCGGGGTGACCATTAAAGAAATACGTCCCTTGAGCCAGAAACAGGAGGGGTTTCTGCAGAGTCAGCCCATGGATGTGACTTTCAGCGGTTCTTTCACTGCCATAGAGAAATTTATTTATTATCTGGAGACCTCGCCGCAGGTTTTTGTTGTTTCGGAGATTACGCTTACCGGAAAGAGCGGAGCCATGCAGGGTGGTCTGGTAGTCAGCAAATATTCCATTCCTGCCAAGGCGGATTCCAAAATGCCGGAACATGCGGTCAAGCTTGTACTTGCCGTGCCGCCGTGGATCGGGTTCGCGCCTTTTGAAATTGCCCGTCACAAGGGCTGGCTGCATGCCAATGGTACTCGTATTGAGTGCTACTTTTCCGAGCACGAAAAAACCAATTTTGAGAAGTTGTACACCGGGGAAATCGACGGCACTGCCACTCATGCTCTTGAGCTGATCCAGCTGCTGGCCAAAGGGGTGGACCTGCGCATAGTGGCCCCCCTTGCGCAGTTCAAGTCCGGGGATACTTTAATGGTGGCGGGCAGTTCGCCCATCAAGTCCCTGAAGCACCTGCGCGGGAAAACTGTGTTTGTGGAAACCGGCGGGGCAGCACATTATTTCCTCTATGAGGTCCTCAAACATAACGGCATGTCGCTTTCAGATGTTAGAGTCAGCAACATGTCTCGCGAAATGGTGGCCCAAAGCCTGCGGGCCGGGCTGATTGAAGCCGGGGTCACCTTTGAACCCTATGTCGGAAGATTGCATAGAGAACGTATTGCCAGACCGCTGGCCGGGCCGGAAGCCATTGATAATTGGACCTTGCAGTTTCTGGTTATGCGCGAAGACGCCCTGTCGGGTAACGGCCATGCGGTTGAATCCCTTATCAAGGGTTTTGCCCGTGCT containing:
- a CDS encoding PilN domain-containing protein, producing MNLKKLLPAMSLPGSLGKKVPAALVFDVHGRRAVSYEYVSKENLWQPSTDQPDPDLPRPCIMVLPSAMIALCRTQTPNKEQKDAAAALDVEAGQKLFRSPETGGREIRFYGGGQGIDGTLCWVSNEYLHQCLETAKEMGFQVASIVQPELDLKTSKPTLLVSCEDGEIRICCMHKHVPLNWQVLPEGGPSFESALGVVLAELESERKPKPEKIVLWSSPGNGGKPEGFDKAIEKLLPEIPLQKISSHEELLASLRLNHIKGSFHESLEEWERIPLTPKDYIRPGLGFVAAVAGCLLLFFSVIHLNNQDAAVLKGEAHKIMFLAKRTDLVTMEVREFVRRNRDILKYTVKKPFVSHVFRDLGDAVPAQVKLNTMRLGQSGRITLQGEAKSEISLMSLLENLSSTEIFTNAVLSSMTKLEHGQGFRFVVELEFPEWEEFFKPKKQGAVQ
- the pilO gene encoding type 4a pilus biogenesis protein PilO; translated protein: MNALLASWNKLAPQDRRALGICIVFLICVTLYMGVLAPLGDMYEATVQEQFNLKNQIQLNTPKAMVLPDREAKLRQVKDEYESLKRQLDLIDRRDWAASDIYNEIRDYASVTGVTIKEIRPLSQKQEGFLQSQPMDVTFSGSFTAIEKFIYYLETSPQVFVVSEITLTGKSGAMQGGLVVSKYSIPAKADSKMPEHAVKLVLAVPPWIGFAPFEIARHKGWLHANGTRIECYFSEHEKTNFEKLYTGEIDGTATHALELIQLLAKGVDLRIVAPLAQFKSGDTLMVAGSSPIKSLKHLRGKTVFVETGGAAHYFLYEVLKHNGMSLSDVRVSNMSREMVAQSLRAGLIEAGVTFEPYVGRLHRERIARPLAGPEAIDNWTLQFLVMREDALSGNGHAVESLIKGFARAVSWWQKNPEQAEQFLASDNPQGVSRRTIEEIMKSVRFLTPDEAKVYFCNGPEAQNSMDEYFGKYESFFKQELGYEVVVPKADILDWQYARKVYNCTAHGKPVHTNATHVNGTHMNATRREGG